Proteins encoded within one genomic window of Arachis ipaensis cultivar K30076 chromosome B08, Araip1.1, whole genome shotgun sequence:
- the LOC107610821 gene encoding zinc finger MYM-type protein 1-like — MAHSKHIDKVLDRHSDETIANNRLRLKTSIDAIRWLAFQACAFRGDDESPESLNRGNFIELIKLLASCNQNVNNVVLENAPGNAQYISLGVQKDILHIFARKVRATIREEIGDSKFCIIIDEARDESKREQMAVILRFVDKHGCVQERFFDLIHVSNTCSLTLKTEISSVLSRHNLDVQNLRGQGYDGASNMRGEWNGLQALFLKDCPFAYYIHCLAHRLQLTLVSAAKEVCYVQQCFSKLTLIVNIVTISPKRHDQLRVAQANNVANLIANDQIVTGSTKYVN, encoded by the coding sequence ATGGCTCATTCTAAGCATATAGACAAAGTTCTTGATAGGCATAGTGATGAAACTATTGCAAATAACCGATTAAGGTTGAAGACATCTATTGATGCTATTCGATGGCTTGCATTTCAAGCATGTGCATTTAGAGGCGACGATGAAAGTCCTGAATCTTTGAATAGGGGAAATTTTATTGAGTTAATTAAGCTTTTAGCTTCATGTAATCAGAATGTTAATAATGTTGTCCTTGAAAATGCTCCTGGAAATGCTCAATATATATCTCTCGGTGTTCAAAAAGATATATTGCATATCTTTGCTAGAAAAGTGCGTGCAACAATTCGAGAAGAAATTGGTGATTctaaattttgtataattattgATGAAGCAAGAGATGAGTCAAAGCGAGAACAAATGGCTGTGATTTTGAGATTTGTAGACAAGCACGGTTGTGTTCAAGAAAGATTTTTTGATCTTATACATGTTTCTAATACGTGTTCTTTGACATTGAAAACAGAAATTTCATCAGTTCTTTCTCGTCATAATCTTGATGTTCAAAATCTTAGGGGACAAGGGTATGATGGAGCTAGTAATATGCGTGGTGAatggaatggattgcaagctctaTTTTTGAAAGATTGCCCTTTTGCTTATTACATTCACTGTCTTGCTCATCGATTACAATTAACACTTGTTTCTGCAGCCAAAGAAGTTTGCTATGTTCAACAATGTTTTTCAAAACTTACACTAATTGTGAATATTGTGACTATTTCTCCTAAACGTCATGATCAGTTAAGGGTTGCTCAAGCAAATAATGTTGCAAACTTAATTGCCAATGATCAAATTGTGACAGGATCAACAAAGTATGTGAATTAG